One Thermococcus sp. genomic region harbors:
- a CDS encoding amino acid ABC transporter ATP-binding protein: MSESNNVLVIRNLTKKFGEKPVLRGVSFNVERGETKVIIGPSGAGKSTLLRCINRLVEPNSGEIIFNGVNILSGEVDIRKIRARIGFVFQHFNLFKHLTALENVKIGLKVIRGLDNTEAEDKARKALKAVHLEDDAYDKYPAELSGGQQQRVAIARALAMEPEIILFDEPTSALDPQLAGEVLDVMRDLAKRKVTMLVVTHEIGFALNAADEVLFFYDGVIWEKGRPKELLYHPQKQETREFLRRIADLSMFGGE; the protein is encoded by the coding sequence ATGTCAGAATCTAACAATGTTCTGGTGATCCGGAACCTCACGAAGAAGTTCGGGGAAAAGCCCGTCCTGAGGGGGGTCTCCTTCAACGTGGAGAGGGGAGAGACCAAGGTGATAATCGGCCCCAGCGGCGCGGGCAAGAGCACCCTTCTGCGTTGCATCAACAGACTCGTGGAGCCCAACTCGGGGGAGATAATCTTCAACGGCGTCAACATTCTGTCGGGGGAGGTGGATATACGGAAGATCCGGGCGAGAATAGGCTTCGTCTTCCAGCACTTCAACCTCTTCAAGCACCTGACGGCCCTTGAGAACGTCAAGATAGGCCTCAAGGTGATAAGGGGGCTGGACAATACAGAGGCCGAGGACAAGGCAAGAAAAGCCCTCAAAGCCGTCCACCTCGAGGACGACGCCTACGACAAGTACCCCGCGGAGCTCAGCGGCGGCCAGCAGCAGCGCGTTGCAATAGCGAGGGCCCTTGCAATGGAGCCGGAGATCATCCTCTTCGACGAGCCAACCTCGGCCCTCGACCCGCAGCTGGCCGGGGAGGTTCTGGACGTCATGAGGGATCTGGCGAAGAGAAAGGTCACGATGCTCGTAGTCACCCACGAGATAGGCTTCGCCCTCAACGCGGCCGATGAAGTCCTCTTCTTCTACGATGGGGTCATCTGGGAGAAGGGGCGGCCCAAGGAGCTGCTCTATCACCCGCAGAAGCAGGAAACAAGGGAATTCCTAAGGAGGATAGCCGACCTCTCCATGTTCGGGGGGGAATGA
- a CDS encoding aldolase: MSRIAKVQLVKYSHLAHERGLTAAFGGNLSVKNENLIFIKATGAVMDDLLEGGVAVIDMDGRQLSGVRPSSEYRLHLAIYKRRPDVGAIAHLHPSYSIVAATLLEERGSLPIVTPEAELYLREIPIAPFRPAGSEELAEVTADVLGGYDAVLMARHGIVTVGRSLREAFYKAELVEESAKLWYMMRSGNAGNERKNQMLT; encoded by the coding sequence ATGAGCCGCATTGCCAAAGTCCAGCTGGTGAAGTACTCACACCTGGCCCACGAGCGTGGTCTAACGGCCGCCTTTGGCGGAAACCTCAGTGTGAAGAATGAGAACCTAATCTTCATCAAGGCTACCGGAGCGGTAATGGACGACCTCTTGGAGGGAGGGGTTGCTGTAATCGACATGGATGGAAGACAGCTCTCCGGCGTGAGGCCCTCCTCGGAGTACAGGCTTCACCTGGCCATCTACAAAAGAAGGCCCGATGTGGGGGCGATAGCGCACCTCCATCCGTCCTACTCTATAGTTGCGGCCACACTGCTCGAGGAAAGGGGGAGCCTTCCGATAGTAACGCCCGAGGCTGAGCTTTACCTGAGAGAGATCCCGATAGCGCCTTTCCGGCCTGCAGGAAGCGAGGAACTTGCCGAAGTAACTGCAGACGTCCTTGGAGGATACGATGCTGTTTTGATGGCCAGGCATGGTATCGTGACCGTGGGGAGGAGCCTCAGGGAAGCGTTCTACAAGGCGGAGCTGGTCGAGGAGAGTGCAAAGCTTTGGTATATGATGAGAAGCGGTAACGCAGGAAATGAGCGGAAAAACCAAATGCTCACTTAA
- a CDS encoding basic amino acid ABC transporter substrate-binding protein gives MSVLIFAVAASGCITTGTPKEKVLVVGTSADFPPFEYKNPKTGNITGFDMDLIKMVAKKIGYDKVEIKDMSFDSLIPALQTGKVDVVIAGMTITPKREQVVDFSIPYWKADQAVVVRKGSGIKISSPEDLKGKTIGVETGTTGALYVKDKLGNSVTMKEYSTYVAALQALLNGQVNVLVIDSPVANMFIHKYPSLEIAYVIQTNEHYGIAVRKGNKELLNKINSALKEIMNSPEWNKLVAKYFGG, from the coding sequence GTGTCGGTTTTGATATTTGCCGTTGCCGCCAGCGGCTGTATAACTACCGGCACTCCCAAGGAAAAGGTTCTCGTGGTGGGAACCAGCGCCGATTTCCCTCCATTTGAATATAAAAACCCAAAGACTGGGAACATAACCGGCTTTGACATGGACCTGATAAAAATGGTGGCCAAGAAAATCGGGTACGATAAGGTCGAGATAAAAGACATGAGCTTTGACTCCCTGATCCCAGCCCTTCAGACTGGCAAGGTCGACGTCGTGATAGCGGGGATGACGATAACGCCCAAACGCGAGCAGGTTGTTGACTTCAGCATCCCATACTGGAAAGCTGACCAGGCGGTCGTGGTGCGGAAGGGCTCAGGTATAAAAATCAGCTCCCCGGAGGATTTGAAGGGGAAGACCATAGGCGTTGAGACCGGCACCACGGGGGCACTGTACGTCAAAGACAAGCTGGGAAACAGCGTCACTATGAAGGAGTACAGCACATACGTTGCCGCGCTGCAGGCCCTCCTAAACGGGCAGGTTAATGTACTCGTGATTGACTCCCCGGTTGCCAATATGTTCATACACAAGTACCCGTCCCTTGAAATTGCCTACGTGATCCAGACGAACGAGCACTACGGCATAGCCGTTAGGAAGGGCAACAAGGAGCTCCTGAACAAGATAAACAGTGCCCTTAAGGAGATAATGAACTCACCGGAATGGAACAAACTCGTGGCCAAGTACTTCGGTGGGTGA
- a CDS encoding Tfx family DNA-binding protein — translation MRKSFLTEHQIKILMLRAKGLKQSEIAEMLGTSRANVSILERRALEKIEKARNTLLLWEQINSKININVRKGEDIFIIPERLFRKADALDIKVPYSTAEVIAFLVEHAPVEDRLAKRDFTLFLDSRDRLRTSECLLEDFEGDRRRRKSKSE, via the coding sequence ATGAGGAAGAGCTTTCTCACCGAGCACCAGATTAAAATCCTCATGCTTCGAGCGAAGGGGCTGAAGCAGAGCGAGATAGCTGAGATGCTCGGTACAAGCCGGGCCAACGTGAGCATTCTTGAGCGTAGGGCGCTTGAAAAGATAGAGAAGGCAAGAAACACGCTCCTCCTCTGGGAGCAAATTAACTCAAAGATAAACATCAACGTGAGAAAAGGAGAGGACATTTTCATCATCCCTGAGCGGCTCTTCAGAAAAGCCGACGCTCTTGATATAAAGGTTCCCTATAGTACAGCGGAGGTAATAGCCTTTCTCGTCGAGCATGCCCCTGTGGAGGACAGGCTTGCCAAAAGGGACTTCACGCTCTTCCTCGACTCCAGAGACAGGCTCAGGACGAGCGAGTGTCTGCTCGAGGACTTTGAGGGGGACAGACGGCGGAGGAAAAGTAAGAGCGAATAG
- a CDS encoding amino acid ABC transporter permease → MISATSVPWNIAVDMLLKGAKMTIELSVLSILLGLIIGLPVALMETYGNKTLRYIAMVYEGTLRGIPLLAIYFIIFFSMPLLVGVGLPAFWAAVVGLGIRSSAYQSQIFRSGIQAVGGGQIEAALSLGMSRMQMIRYVVLPQALRMAIPAWMNEYIIVLKDTSIALAIGIVELTRQATYLVSITAEPFKYYGIAALFYLAMVLPLTYLAGHVGRKYGIKGTGGAANVRI, encoded by the coding sequence TTGATATCCGCAACCAGCGTTCCGTGGAACATTGCAGTGGATATGCTGCTAAAAGGCGCCAAGATGACCATCGAGCTCTCAGTGCTCTCCATACTTCTGGGCCTGATCATCGGGCTTCCGGTTGCCCTCATGGAGACGTACGGGAACAAGACGCTGAGGTACATCGCGATGGTCTACGAGGGCACGCTGAGGGGGATTCCCCTGCTGGCCATCTACTTCATCATATTCTTCTCGATGCCGCTGCTCGTTGGGGTGGGACTCCCCGCCTTCTGGGCCGCTGTTGTTGGGCTCGGCATAAGGTCCTCGGCCTACCAGTCCCAGATCTTCAGGAGCGGCATCCAAGCGGTCGGTGGGGGGCAGATAGAGGCGGCTTTATCCCTAGGAATGTCCAGGATGCAGATGATAAGGTACGTGGTACTCCCGCAGGCCCTCAGAATGGCGATACCGGCGTGGATGAACGAATACATTATCGTCCTCAAGGACACCTCGATAGCACTGGCCATAGGGATAGTGGAGCTAACGAGGCAGGCAACCTACCTCGTCTCGATAACGGCCGAGCCCTTCAAATACTACGGAATAGCGGCGCTCTTCTATCTCGCGATGGTTCTGCCGCTCACGTACCTGGCCGGACACGTGGGGCGGAAATATGGAATAAAGGGCACGGGAGGTGCCGCGAATGTCAGAATCTAA
- a CDS encoding DUF2139 domain-containing protein, producing MLLKDYRFPPRYSPEWGSGGIFGLRYHNGTLYFTVAFEADAHFIDVKSGEEKTYDFTLLGEAPTSGGDTYNAVSAVDEFIYFGGWVHAPAVYREDRRILFNNKYSHVHVYDTEEGSVKLLWKDSIHHETGWAGEVSDIIYDPYGDRLLLAREDGHANLGVYSLDRGTGKAEALIHEPTPKGTLVHDTAFFGIGNNFTEGLREFRALDLISGRWEKFKPGGSVDGRPYLKPDLGAMASAYNRVFAFVRGGVITGNPYMGEDFHFYRLFDFHTFYAPFRVNALNVGGGILTAYNAHHDAVYRPESDAPGIGWAGTNTVIGPSVLVYITPPMVKIVGTLGARVTSIEKMDGKLLIATNSAPNTGATEATPFDTSNRDIIILDEKIIQEEPPAVGFSIPLALPGTRTFGGFPLDGYRESRAVFYLSKNNGLTVHEYDLSLPAGEANSETFRLRAGKNVLDLSSFGGVVSFELEKPENRGKVRVELV from the coding sequence ATGCTCCTCAAGGATTATAGATTTCCCCCACGCTACAGCCCAGAGTGGGGCAGCGGAGGAATATTCGGGCTTAGATACCACAACGGGACACTCTACTTCACGGTCGCTTTCGAGGCCGATGCACACTTTATCGACGTAAAATCCGGTGAAGAGAAGACCTACGACTTCACGCTTCTCGGGGAGGCTCCAACGAGCGGCGGCGACACCTACAACGCAGTCTCTGCCGTCGACGAGTTCATCTACTTCGGCGGCTGGGTTCACGCCCCGGCGGTTTACAGGGAAGACCGGAGAATTCTTTTTAACAACAAGTACTCCCACGTGCACGTCTACGACACGGAGGAAGGCTCCGTAAAGCTCCTCTGGAAGGACTCAATCCACCACGAGACCGGCTGGGCCGGCGAGGTGAGCGATATTATCTACGACCCCTACGGCGACAGGCTCCTGCTCGCAAGGGAGGACGGCCACGCAAACCTTGGCGTCTACTCCCTTGACAGGGGAACTGGAAAGGCAGAAGCGTTGATTCACGAGCCAACTCCAAAGGGGACCTTGGTACACGATACGGCGTTCTTTGGAATCGGAAACAATTTCACCGAGGGGCTGAGGGAGTTTAGAGCGCTGGACCTCATAAGCGGACGGTGGGAGAAGTTTAAACCCGGCGGGAGCGTCGACGGAAGACCCTACCTGAAGCCAGATTTAGGGGCGATGGCCTCCGCCTACAACAGGGTCTTCGCCTTCGTCCGCGGCGGCGTAATCACCGGAAACCCCTACATGGGGGAGGACTTTCACTTCTACAGGCTCTTCGACTTTCACACGTTCTACGCGCCCTTCAGGGTGAACGCGCTCAATGTCGGCGGGGGCATTCTGACGGCGTACAACGCGCACCATGACGCCGTCTACAGACCAGAGTCAGATGCCCCCGGAATTGGATGGGCAGGCACAAACACGGTAATCGGCCCAAGTGTCCTCGTTTACATCACTCCACCCATGGTCAAAATAGTGGGAACCCTCGGCGCAAGGGTGACGAGTATTGAGAAGATGGACGGAAAACTCCTGATAGCGACGAACAGCGCTCCAAACACCGGCGCGACCGAGGCGACGCCCTTTGATACAAGCAACAGGGATATCATCATCCTCGACGAAAAGATCATTCAGGAGGAACCGCCGGCGGTGGGCTTCTCCATCCCGCTCGCCCTCCCAGGAACGAGAACCTTCGGTGGCTTTCCGCTCGACGGCTACCGCGAGTCGAGGGCGGTCTTCTACCTCAGTAAAAACAACGGACTGACGGTTCATGAGTACGACCTCTCGCTTCCCGCCGGGGAGGCCAACAGCGAGACCTTCAGACTAAGGGCCGGCAAAAACGTCCTCGACCTCAGCTCTTTCGGTGGGGTAGTGAGCTTCGAGCTTGAAAAACCTGAGAACAGAGGAAAAGTGAGGGTGGAGCTTGTTTAG
- a CDS encoding UPF0147 family protein codes for MSELIEQIVQVLKDQVVQDTVVPRNIRRAAEQAIEVLLDESKELAVRAADAIAILEEVSEDPNMPMHTRTIIWEVLGALEQVK; via the coding sequence ATGAGCGAGCTCATCGAGCAAATCGTACAGGTTCTCAAGGATCAGGTCGTTCAGGACACCGTTGTTCCACGGAACATTAGGCGTGCCGCCGAGCAGGCTATAGAGGTTCTCCTCGATGAGAGCAAGGAGCTGGCAGTTAGGGCCGCCGATGCGATAGCCATCCTTGAGGAGGTCAGCGAAGACCCCAACATGCCGATGCACACAAGAACTATAATCTGGGAGGTTCTAGGCGCCCTCGAGCAGGTTAAGTGA